ACCAACGATAGCGTTTTCGAATTCAAAGCCTTTACCCTCTTCGTTTGGAGAGAACTCGATCGTTACGTCACCGTATTGACCGCGACCACCAGATTGACGAGTGAATTTACCTTGAACTTTTGCAGAGCCACGGAATGTCTCACGGTAAGATACCATTGGAGCACCTACGTTAGCTTCTACTTTAAATTCACGTTTCATACGGTCAACTAGGATGTCTAAGTGTAACTCACCCATACCAGAGATGATTGTTTGTCCAGTTTCTGTGTCAGTGTGAGCACGGAAAGTTGGATCTTCTTCTTGTAGTTTAGCTAATGCTTGACCCATTTTATCTTGGTCAGCTTTAGATTTTGGTTCTACAGAAAGAGAAATTACTGGCTCAGGGAATTCCATTGACTCTAAGATAACAAGGTTTTTCTCGTCACATAAAGTGTCACCAGTAGTAGTATCTTTAAGACCTACTGCTGCTGCGATATCCCCAGCGAATACTTTAGAAATCTCTTCACGAGAGTTAGCGTGCATTTGTAGGATACGACCTACGCGCTCACGTTTACCTTTAGAAGAGTTTTGTACGTATGAACCAGATTCTAATGTACCTGAATACACACGGAAGAATGTTAATTTACCTACGAATGGGTCAGTCATTACTTTGAATGCAAGAGCTGAGAATGGCTCTTCATCAGAAGAGTGACGGATGATTTCTTCTTCGCCATCAACGTCTGTACCTTTAATGTCAGGAACATCAGTTGGAGCTGGTAAGTAATCAACAGCTGCGTCTAGCATTTTACGAACACCTTTGTGTTTGAATGCTGTACCACAAAGTACTGGGTAGAATTCTACCGCAATAGTAGCTTTACGGATAGCCGCTTTTAATTCTTCTTTAGTAATTTCTTCGCCTTCTAAGTATTTCTCCATAAGATCTTCATCAACACTTGCAACAGCGTCGATTAATTTCTCACGGTACTCTTCAGCTTGTGCTTTATGAGATTCTGGAATCTCACCAACAGTTACTGCAGTACCATCTTCGTTACCGTAGAACGTAGCGTTCATTTCGATTAAGTCGATGATAGCTGAGAACTCGTCTTCAGCACCGATTGGTAATTGGATTGGGTGAGCGTTCGCTTGTAAACGATCGTGTAAAGTTCCTACAGAATATAAGAAGTCTGCACCCATTTTGTCCATTTTGTTGATGAATACGATACGAGGAACCCCGTATGTAGTAGCTTGACGCCATACTGTTTCAGTTTGAGGCTCAACACCTGATTGAGCATCTAATACTGTTACAGCACCATCAAGAACACGTAAAGAACGTTCTACTTCTACAGTGAAGTCTACGTGTCCAGGAGTATCGATGATGTTGATACGGTGACCGTTCCATTGAGCTGTTGTTGCAGCAGAAGTGATCGTGATACCACGCTCTTGTTCTTGCTCCATCCAGTCCATTTGAGAACCGCCATCATGAGTTTCACCGATTTTATGAATCTTACCAGTGTAATAAAGGATACGCTCAGTTGTTGTTGTTTTACCAGCATCAATGTGAGCCATGATCCCAATATTACGTGTATTCTCTAGAGAGAATTCGCGTTTCATAGGAAATTTCTCCTTCCATATTGGGGTAGCTATATAAGTAAGTAAAAAACCTAAGCCCTAGCAAGCTAGAGCATAGATTAAATTACCAACGGTAGTGAGCGAATGCTTTGTTCGCTTCTGCCATTTTGTGCATATCTTCACGTTTCTTAACTGAAGCACCAGTGTTGTTTGATGCATCTAAGATTTCGTTAGCTAAACGCTCTTCCATAGTTTTTTCACCACGAAGACGAGAGTAGTTAACTAGGTAACGTAAACCTAAAGTTGTACGACGTTCTGGACGAACTTCAACTGGTACTTGGTAGTTAGAACCACCAACACGGCGAGCGCGTACTTCTAATACTGGCATTACGTTGTTTAATGCAGCTTCAAATACTTCTAAAGCATTTTGACCCGAACGCTCTTGAACTAATTCGAAAGCTCCGTATAAAATCTTTTGAGAAGTACCTCTTTTACCATCAATCATCATTTTGTTGATTAAACGAGTTACTAGTTTTGAATTATAAATTGGATCTGGTAACACGTCACGTTTGGAAACAGGACCTTTACGAGGCATGTGTTTTCCTCCTTTCAAATAGTGGTTTATTTAAATTTAAATTATTTTTTTTCTTTAGGGCGTTTTGTTCCGTATTTAGAACGTGATTGTAAACGACCGTTTACACCAGCTGTATCAAGAGCACCACGTACGATATGGTAACGAACACCCGCTAAGTCTTTTACGCGTCCGCCACGAATAAGAACTACACTGTGTTCTTGTAAGTTATGGCCTTCACCTGGGATATACGCAGTAACCTCAAGTTGGTTAGTTAAGCGTACACGAGCGTATTTACGTAAAGCTGAGTTTGGTTTACGTGGTGTCATTGTACCTACACGAGTACAAACTCCGCGTTTTTGTGGAGATTTAACATCAGTTAAAGATTTTTTAAATGAGTTATATCCTTTGTTTAATGCTGGAGATTTTGATTTCGTGCTTTTAGATTGACGAGGCTTACGTAATAATTGGTTAATTGTAGGCATCGATTTGTCCTCCCTTCATTTTTCCTTGTTTTAATACCACACATCCAGGTGGTTCATTTTTTGGGCAAAAACAAAGTCTTTGTGTATTTTTACACAAAAACTACATCGCAGTAATCGCAACAACCGCAGCTCCAACATGAATGCCGCAAGCTTTTCCAAGTTCTTTCTTTGAATCGACGTGGTAAAATGGTACACCGATTTCTTTCGCGAGAAGAATGGCCGGATCGGTTACCCAATTGTCTGCATCAATTGCGACGAAAAGAGCTGTTACTTGTCCAGCACGCATTGCTTTCACTGCTTGCTTTATACCTATGATTGTTTCACTGGCGTGTTTTACTTAATCATAAGATATTTTCATATCCTCCCAAGTAAGTACAGACAGTTAACTATCAACCTTCAATATATTATCATTCCAAACTTACACTGTCAACTAATATCTTATGAAAAGATTTCTGATTCATTTTAACTCAATAAATTTTATTAGAAAAACTCCGGTAGGGATTGACCCCTACCGGAATTGTATTCATTGAAAGACTTATTCAGCTGTAGTTACTTCTTTCTCATCTTGCTCCATACGGATTTGACGGTAACGTTGCATACCTGTACCAGCCGGAACTAGTTTACCGATAATTACGTTTTCCTTCAGACCTAGAAGCTCATCACGTTTACCTTTAATTGCAGCATCCGTTAACACTCGAGTTGTTTCTTGGAATGATGCAGCAGATAAGAATGATTCTGTTTCAAGAGAAGCTTTTGTAATACCTAAGATAACAGGACGACAAGTTGCTGGTGTTTTACCGTTTAATACAACATCAACATTTGCCTCAGAGAATTGGTGAATGTCAAGTAATGAACCTGGTAATAAATCCGTGTCACCAGCTTCGATTACACGCACTTTACGAAGCATTTGGCGGACCATTACCTCGATGTGTTTGTCACCGATTTCTACCCCTTGCATACGGTATACTTTTTGTACTTCTTTTAGTAAATATTCTTGAACTGTTGATACGTCTTTTACTTTTAATAATTGTTTTGGATCGATCGAACCTTCAGATAAAGTTTGACCTGCAACAATCATGTCACCTTCAACTACTTTTAAACGAGCATTGTAAGGTGCTTGGTACTTACGTGTTTCAACGTCACCTTGAATTGTTACTTCTTTTAGACCTTCACGGATTTCATCGATTTCGATTACTTTACCAGTGATTTCAGAGATAACCGCTTGCCCTTTTGGATTACGCGCCTCAAAGATTTCTTGGATACGTGGAAGACCTTGTGTGATATCGTTACCGGCTACCCCACCTGTATGGAATGTACGCATTGTTAACTGCGTACCTGGCTCACCGATAGATTGTGCTGCGATAATACCTACCGCTTCACCAACTTCTACCTCTTCACCAGTAGCTAAGTTCATGCCGTAACATTTTTTACATACGCCATGTTTTGTATTACATGTGAATGCAGAACGAATTGTAATTTCTTCGATACCCGCTTCTTCAATTGCACGAGCAACATCTTGTGTAATTAAGCCATCACGCTCTACGATAACCGCTCCAGTTTCTGGGTGGCGAACTGTTTTCTTCACATAACGACCGACAATACGCTCATCTAATGCTTCGATAAGTTCATTGCCTTCCATTAACGAACCGATTAATAAACCGCGATCAGTACCACAGTCGTCTTCACGAACGATAACATCTTGTGCAACGTCTACTAAACGACGAGTTAAGTAACCTGAATCGGCAGTTTTAAGTGCTGTATCGGCTAGACCTTTACGCGCACCGTGTGTTGAGATGAAGTACTCTAATACTGTTAAACCTTCACGGAATGAAGACTTGATTGGTAACTCGATGATTCGACCAGCCGGGTTGGCCATCAGACCACGCATACCTGCTAACTGAGTAAAGTTCGATGCGTTACCACGGGCACCAGAGTCAGACATCATGAAGATTGGGTTTGTTTTTTGTAATGATTTCATCAGCTTGCCTTGGATTTCGTCCTTCGCAGCTGTCCATACGTTAATTACACGGTTATAACGTTCTTCTTCCGTAATTAAACCACGACGGAATTGAACCATTACTTTATCTACTTTACCTTGTGCTTCTTCAAGGATTACACCTTTGTCTGGTAATACGACGATGTCAGATACACCTACAGTAATACCTGCACGAGTAGAGTATTTGAAACCTAAGTTTTTCATGCGGTCAAGCATTTTAGAAGTTTCCGTAATATGGAACTCTTTAAATACTTCAGCGATGACATTTCCTAAGAATTTTTTACGGAAAGGATCTACTACAGGTATGTTTGTGAAGTGTTTCGCTAACACAGCACGACGTTGCGCTTCGATTTTTTCTGTTTCAGATAAATCTGCATAGCCTTCTGTAGCTTCGATTTCTTTTTGTAATTCTTCGTCAATTGTCAAGTTAACGAAGTATTTCTCAGGTGTTTTTTGTTCTAAGTTTGTAGCAGTAGGCTCGTTAACATAAGGGAATGACTTCGGTAAAATTTCGTTGAAGATTACCTTACCAACCGTAGTTAATAAGAACATTTTATTTTGTTCTTCTGTAAACGTTG
This portion of the Solibacillus daqui genome encodes:
- the rpoC gene encoding DNA-directed RNA polymerase subunit beta', whose product is MIDVNEFEYMKIGLASPDKIRSWSYGEVKKPETINYRTLKPEKDGLFCERIFGPTKDWECHCGKYKRVRYKGVVCDRCGVEVTRAKVRRERQGHIELAAPVSHIWYFKGIPSRMGLILDMSPRALEEVIYFASYVVIEPGQTALGFKDLLSEKEYRAYREKYGNEFEAAMGAEAIKRLLEKIDLEDETAVLKEELKSAQGQRRTRAIKRLEVVEAFRNSGNKPEWMILDVLPVIPPELRPMVQLDGGRFATSDLNDLYRRVINRNNRLKRLLDLGAPSIIVQNEKRMLQEAVDALIDNGRRGRPVTGPGNRPLKSLSHMLKGKQGRFRQNLLGKRVDYSGRSVIVVGPNLKMYQCGLPKEMAIELFKPFVMKELVERGLAHNIKSAKRKIERLHNEVWDVLEDVIREHPVLLNRAPTLHRLGIQAFEPTLVEGRAIRLHPLVCTAYNADFDGDQMAVHVPLSAEAQAEARLLMLAAQNILNPKDGKPVVTPSQDMVLGNYYLTLERENARGEGAIFNNSNEVLIAYQNGHVHLHSRIAIKASSLNNPTFTEEQNKMFLLTTVGKVIFNEILPKSFPYVNEPTATNLEQKTPEKYFVNLTIDEELQKEIEATEGYADLSETEKIEAQRRAVLAKHFTNIPVVDPFRKKFLGNVIAEVFKEFHITETSKMLDRMKNLGFKYSTRAGITVGVSDIVVLPDKGVILEEAQGKVDKVMVQFRRGLITEEERYNRVINVWTAAKDEIQGKLMKSLQKTNPIFMMSDSGARGNASNFTQLAGMRGLMANPAGRIIELPIKSSFREGLTVLEYFISTHGARKGLADTALKTADSGYLTRRLVDVAQDVIVREDDCGTDRGLLIGSLMEGNELIEALDERIVGRYVKKTVRHPETGAVIVERDGLITQDVARAIEEAGIEEITIRSAFTCNTKHGVCKKCYGMNLATGEEVEVGEAVGIIAAQSIGEPGTQLTMRTFHTGGVAGNDITQGLPRIQEIFEARNPKGQAVISEITGKVIEIDEIREGLKEVTIQGDVETRKYQAPYNARLKVVEGDMIVAGQTLSEGSIDPKQLLKVKDVSTVQEYLLKEVQKVYRMQGVEIGDKHIEVMVRQMLRKVRVIEAGDTDLLPGSLLDIHQFSEANVDVVLNGKTPATCRPVILGITKASLETESFLSAASFQETTRVLTDAAIKGKRDELLGLKENVIIGKLVPAGTGMQRYRQIRMEQDEKEVTTAE
- the rpsL gene encoding 30S ribosomal protein S12, producing the protein MPTINQLLRKPRQSKSTKSKSPALNKGYNSFKKSLTDVKSPQKRGVCTRVGTMTPRKPNSALRKYARVRLTNQLEVTAYIPGEGHNLQEHSVVLIRGGRVKDLAGVRYHIVRGALDTAGVNGRLQSRSKYGTKRPKEKK
- a CDS encoding ribosomal L7Ae/L30e/S12e/Gadd45 family protein; its protein translation is MIGIKQAVKAMRAGQVTALFVAIDADNWVTDPAILLAKEIGVPFYHVDSKKELGKACGIHVGAAVVAITAM
- the rpsG gene encoding 30S ribosomal protein S7; translation: MPRKGPVSKRDVLPDPIYNSKLVTRLINKMMIDGKRGTSQKILYGAFELVQERSGQNALEVFEAALNNVMPVLEVRARRVGGSNYQVPVEVRPERRTTLGLRYLVNYSRLRGEKTMEERLANEILDASNNTGASVKKREDMHKMAEANKAFAHYRW
- the fusA gene encoding elongation factor G, with translation MKREFSLENTRNIGIMAHIDAGKTTTTERILYYTGKIHKIGETHDGGSQMDWMEQEQERGITITSAATTAQWNGHRINIIDTPGHVDFTVEVERSLRVLDGAVTVLDAQSGVEPQTETVWRQATTYGVPRIVFINKMDKMGADFLYSVGTLHDRLQANAHPIQLPIGAEDEFSAIIDLIEMNATFYGNEDGTAVTVGEIPESHKAQAEEYREKLIDAVASVDEDLMEKYLEGEEITKEELKAAIRKATIAVEFYPVLCGTAFKHKGVRKMLDAAVDYLPAPTDVPDIKGTDVDGEEEIIRHSSDEEPFSALAFKVMTDPFVGKLTFFRVYSGTLESGSYVQNSSKGKRERVGRILQMHANSREEISKVFAGDIAAAVGLKDTTTGDTLCDEKNLVILESMEFPEPVISLSVEPKSKADQDKMGQALAKLQEEDPTFRAHTDTETGQTIISGMGELHLDILVDRMKREFKVEANVGAPMVSYRETFRGSAKVQGKFTRQSGGRGQYGDVTIEFSPNEEGKGFEFENAIVGGVVPREYIPAVEAGLRDSLDRGVVAGYPLIDIKAKLVFGSYHDVDSNEMAFKIAASMALKEAAKRCDAVILEPMMKVEVVIPEEYLGDIMGNITARRGRVEGMEARGNSQVVRSMVPLSEMFGYATTLRSATQGRGVFSMTFDHYEEVPKSIAEDIIKKNKGE